TTATAGTAATTGACCGCAGCGGCGCGATCATTGCCCAGCAAAATGACCCGAAGGCGGGCTGCTCATGAGCAAACGTGTTTTGATATTAGGCGGCACGGGTGAAGCAAGAATGCTGGCGGTGCATTTGAACGAATTAGCTTTCGACGTCATCTCCAGCCTTGCAGGGCGCACCGACAATCCAACATTGCCAGATGGCGAAACCCGCATTGGTGGTTTTGGCGGCATTGAAGGTCTTCGTGATTATTTGGTTGAGGAGAAAATCGACCTCTTAATTGACGCAACCCATCCCTTTGCAGCCCGTATTTCAAGCAATGCCTATGAAGCAACGAAGCAAACAAACGTTGAAATTATTCGTCTGGAGCGACGACCTTGGCAAGCGGAAGAAGGCGACATTTGGCATCACGTTCAAAGCTTAGAAGATGCTGTTACCGCATTGCCGAAAAACTGCACAGCACTGGTCACCATTGGCCGCCAGCAGCTTGGCAGTTTTCTAGATCGTGACGATGTGAAGGTTATCGCCCGCGCGATTGATGCTCCATCTATCACTGTGCCAGATCATTGGGAGATCATCCTCGCCCGTCCGCCTTTTACGCTTGAAGATGAAATTGAACTTATCCGTAGCCGCAACATTGATGTATTGGTGACGAAAAACGCAGGCGGCAATGAAACGCGCGAGAAACTACTCGCCGCACGTCAATTGCAAAAACCAGTCATCATCATTGACCGCTTACCTAAGCCAGCAGTGACGACCTATTCAACAATCGACGAATTGCTGGCAGCACTCTAAGAGGCTTTTTTCTTCTTACCCTTATTGCGCAGCACATGGGCAAAGCCTGCATCATAAAGGGCTGAATCTTTAAAATCGTGCTGTTCAAAAACACGTCCAACAAAGATGAGCGCTGTGCGCGTAATTTTCGCAGCACGCACTTTTTCGCGAATATCTGAGAGCGTGCCACGAATGATTTCTTGGTCTGGCCACGTGGCGCGGTAGATCACGATAACAGGACAGTCAGCGCCATAATAGGGCGTCAGCGTCTCTTCAATATGCTTGAGATTGCGTATCGACAAATGGATCGCAAGCGTCGCACCAGACTTACCAAACGTATCAAGGTCTTCACCCTCAGGCATGCCAGAGGCCTTGCCGGAGGTGCGGGTGACAATGACGCTTTGCGCTATTTCTGGAAGGGTCAATTCCATTTTCAGTTCTGCCGCAGCAGCCGCAAAGGCTGGCACACCTGGCACAATTTCATAATCGATATTCGCTGCATCAAGCCGTCTGATTTGTTCAGCAAGCGCACCATATAAAGACGGATCACCAGAGTGCACCCTTGCCACGTCTTGCCCTTTTGCATGGGCAGCCTCTATATCCACCATGATCTCATCAAGGTTCATTGGCGCTGTGTCTTTTACAAGCGCATCATCAGATGCAGCCTCCACAATAGCCGTTGGCACCAGCGAACCCGCATACAAACAAACAGGGCAACGCTCAATCAGTTTGAGACCGCGAACCGTGATAAGGTCTGGTGCACCTGGACCAGCGCCAATGAAATAAACAGTCATCAAATTTCCTTTCGGTCATAGCCGCGTGGCGTATAGACCCATGTTTTTCCGTCGCCCGTTTTCACAGCTTTAGAGTTGCTTGAGCCGACCATCACCAGCGTCAACATATCGACATCCTCGCTGTTGACCGTTTCGAGCGTAAAGACACGCACGTGTTCAGCAGGACGACCAAGATCGGTCGCTAAAATCACAGGCGTATCAGCGGGGCGGTGTTTGCGGAGAGTGTCGAAGGCCTCATCCAAAAGCGTGACGCGACGTTTAGAACGCGGGTTATAAAACGCGGTCACAAAGTCACCTTCTGCTGCTGCCTTAAGGCGCTTCAAAATATCATCGCGCGGGGTCAAAAGATCAGACAACGAGATACAGCAAAAGTCATGACCAATCGGCGCACCAGCACGAGCGGCGGCCGCTTGGAACGCAGAAATTCCCGGTGCGATAATAACCTCAACCCGCTTTGCCGCAGGTGATACCTCCCCTTCAGCAGCACCCGTGTCGATCAGCTCATAAGCAAGGGTCGCCATGGCGAAAATGCCTGGGTCACCAGAGCACACCACAGCCACATCGCGGCCAGAACTTGCAAGTTCCAGCGCATGCCGCACGCGCTTTTCTTCAGCACCAAGAGGGAAGCGATGTTCTTTCTGGTCAGATTTTAAATCCTGAATAAGATCGAGATAAAGATCATAGCCAACCCAATCCGTTGCGGTTTGAAGCAGGCTAACAGATTCAGCAGAGCGCCATTTTTGATCGCCTGGACCAAAGCCAACCAAGAACACGCGCCCGCGGGCTTGGCCCTCTTGCAACATTGCTCCATCAGCAAGTTCTGCAATGGCAGCCGTTGCATGAGGTGATTTGATTTTCTCAACCAGAAGCGCGCCATTTGTCGCAGCCAAAGCTGCGCCTTCTGCAACGCCAGCAACGCCTACTTCTGCCTTCACAACATCAGATGGGTTTTTGAGCTGGCTTTCAAATTTGTTGAGTGTATCAGCATCATAAAACCATGCGGGTACACCGAAGTGTTCGGCCACGGCATGAAGTGCCGCCTCATCAGATTTCAAATCGATTGAAGCGATGGCTTCGAGTGAAAGGGGAGATAAGCCGCCATCGCTCAATGCTTTTTCAGCGAGAGCAATTGCATCTTCAACGGGCGCACCGCGTTCTGAACCCATGCCGAGCACGAGGTTTTTCTTGTGATAGACAAGGTGGTTTTCAGAACCTTCGAGGGGTTTGTTTGAAACGGTTATCTTAAGCGCACCATCTGTATCAATTGGTAGTTTGCTCTCAACCAACCATGATGCATTGCCTTCAACCTGCACACTCTCACCTTGAAGCAGTCCGGCCATGAAGCCTTTGGCATCGGCAGGATTTGAAAGCACATAGTCTTTTGGCGGCTGATCAAGAGCCACGCCAAAATGCACATCACCGCTTGTCGTAATCGCCGCTGATGTCTCACACACCGCCGCAATATCACGCGCCAAATCATTAGCCCCATGATGTCCGCCCAAAAGCGGCACGACGGCAGAACCATCTTCTGCAACAGCCAGCACAGGTGGCTCCTGCCATTTGTCTTGCAAGCTTCCACTTAACAGACGGATCAAAATACCCGACGCGCAAAGGCCTATAATTGGGTGGCCCGCTTTAAATAGGCTCACCATATGGTCAGAGGCTTTGGTGAAAGAGACATCACCCGTTGCACGCCCTTCAAGGGCATGAATCGACGCATTGCCTAATTCAGATTTCAGCCGCGCAGCCAGCGCTTCTCCCCGCTTTGAGAAGATGAAAATGGCGGTTTGTTTATTGGTCATTATCGCCCCAGCTTTCTGAGCCTTTGTAGATTAGAATAGTCGAGAAATAGGGGCGCTCCCCCTCAGTCATATCCGACAGGCGCGTGATCTTTTCTTCGCGCCCCGTTGCCCGCTCAGTGATCATCGCATTGTCTGCAAGGCCGAGCTTATTGATGACACCGCGCACCTTATCAAAATGCCGACCAACCTTGATGATTGCGGCCGCTTCCGTGTTGGCAAGCTCCACTTCGATGACATTAGCATCAAGGGGGGCAGGAATAATTTTAAGGCGATCATTACGCGCTGCCAGTGGCCGCTTGACGGCACCAGCACAAGCGGTGAGCGATGTGACACCTGCCACAATTTCGCATTCAAACCGTGGTGCTAAACGTTCCACCAAATACATAGCAGAACCATAAAAGAACGGGTCGCCCTCGCATAAAAGCACCACATCGCGGCCCGCGCTCAACAAGCTCGCCATATGGCTTGCCGCCTTATCATAGGCCTCGCTTGCAGGCGCACGTTCGACGCGCATGGGGACGGCAAAACCGAATTCTTCCGTGCCTTCTAAAATATGACTTCCCGCAATTTCGCGCGCAAAGCTTGTACCGCTATCACCGCCCAACGGATAAGCAACCACGGCCCCTGATTGGATCAAGCGGACGGCTTTTAACGTCATAAGTTCAGGATCGCCCGGCCCAACGCCAACGGCATAAAGTATTCCCGTCATGGCTTCATCACCTGCCACTGCAAAACACTCATGCGGGGATCAAATGCATGCATTCGTCCAACCTTTGTTAGATGAGACACATCCATGCGCACCAAATCGCCACCATGAATTTGATGGAGCGCCAATATCATAGCTTCGCCTTCAAGTGTCACGGTATTGACTACCAGCACACCGCGAGAACGTAAGGCATTCCACGCAAGATTAAACGTCCCTTCGCTGGTCAATCCGCCACCAATAAAAACCGCGTCCGGTGCTGGCTGATCTTGTAAAACCTCCGGCGCCGAGCCATCAATAATGCTCATATCCGGCACACCGAGTGCCTGTGCATTTTCGGCAATCATCGTAAGGCGCGTTGCATCCCGCTCAAAGGCAATCGCTTTCGCGCCCCGTGCTGCCCGCATCCATTCAATCGCGATGGAACCACAACCAGCACCAATGTCCCAAAGCGTTGCATTCGGGTATGGGCGAAGCGCGGCCAGAGTTGCAGAACGCACTTCGCGCTTGGTTAGTTGGCCGTCATGGGAAAATGCATCATTAGGCAAACCTGCAATGCGCGGCTGAATGAGAGCATTTTCTCCAGCAACGCACTGGATCGCCAACACGTTAAAATCAGCAAACTCATGGCTTGCAATTTCATGGGCTGACGCATGGATAATTCGCTCATCCGGCCCACCCATATGTTCAAGCACGCTTACTTGCGATGCGCCAAAACCGCGTTGACCCAATATCTCGGCTGCAAGCTTCGGTGTTTCGCTATTTGAGGTGAGAGCCAACACACGATTATCCGGTTCAATGAACGGCTGCAAACGTTCCACCTTGCGACCATGCAGTGAGATACAATCAACATCTTGCAACGCCCAGCCCATACGATTGGCTGCAAGTGAAAAACCTGACGGGTGAGGAATGGTAATTATTTCTTCGCTTGGGATTGTCCGCGCCAATGTCGCCGCAATGCCGAAATGAAAAGGATCGCCCGTCGCCAAAATCGTTACAGGTTCACCGCGTTGATCCTGCAAATTACGCAAGGTTTCATGAATGTTGGAAACCCACAGCGTCACCTTTTTACCAGCAACATCAGCGTCTGCGATGCGGGCACGCACCCGCTCTGGCAAGATGATGTGTTGAGCTTGATCAAAATGAAGACGCGCGGCAGCAGTCAAGCTTGCAAGGCCGTCATCCCCAATGCCGAGTATCGTGAGCCACGGTTTCATTAGGCTGCAAGTTGATCGCGGGCGATTTTTGACACCGCGTTAAAGGCAGCCGATGCAATGGCACTGCCACCTCTGCGCCCTGTTACCGTCATGAACGGAACATCACGCGGATTAGCGGCAAGCTCTGCTTTTGATTCAGCAGCCCCCACAAATCCAACCGGACAAGCGATAATCGCCGCTGGCTTTGGTGCACCTTGGTCGAGCGCTTCAAGCAAAGCAAAGAGCGCGGTCGGGGCATTACCAATCACAATCACCGCGCCTTCAAGATGCTCTTTCCATAGGGCAACTTGAGCCGCTGACCGCGTTGTTTTTTCACGCCGCGCAAGGGATCGAACTTCTTCATCATTAAGGTGGCAAAGCACATCGTTATTAGCGGGCAAAAAGGCTCCGATAATACCAGAACGCACCATCTCACAATCTGTGATGATTGGCGCGCCATTGCTGATTGCTTGTGTCGCACGAAGCGCCACATCGTTTGAATATTGAATATCCTCAACCAGATCGACCATACCGCAAGCATGGATCATGCGTTCCACCATCATCGCAACATCAGACGGATATTGATTAAAGTCCACCTCACCACGGATGGTTGAAAAAGACTTTGCGTAAATCGCCGTTGGGTCTTTGATATACTCCATCATCATGTTCCCTTCTTTGCTGGATCAGATACAGGGCGAAGTGTTTTAGGCCCAAGCGGGTGATCAGCATGCGGGTATGGGTGATGGGTATGACCATGGTCGTGATCATGCGAATGCCCATGGTCATGAGAATGATCGTGATGATGGTGGTGCCCATCATCTTCTGGCAGCGCTTCAACACCGCCTTGACGACAATAAAACCCGTTGCAATCACCTTTACAGGGACAATCTTTTGCCGCGACTGTACCGATGCCTTCCACGTGGTGGTGATGGCTTTCTTGCGGGAGACCGACTTGATCTTCAAAACCTAAGACTTGCGCACGATACTTACAAAGCGCGCAGTTCATGGTGTTTTCGCCCGTATCGATCTGCTCAAGGCGCTCCGCAAAAGTTTCAAGCACTTGCGGGTGGTCGTTTAAATAACCAGCCTTCAAAAACTCGATGTCTTTGTGCTGTTCAGCGACAAAATCTGTGCTGTCATAAATGCGCTTAATCAACACACCAGTGAACAAGAAATAAGGGAACACGATAACCCGTTTAAAACCGAGTTTCGCAACGCGTTCAAGCGCAGGCTCCACCAGCGGGAACGTGACGCCAGAATAAGCAACCTCGCCCCAACCAAAACCGAAACCTTCCCATAAAAGGCGCATCACTTTGGAGATATTAGAATTGGCATCTGGATCAGATGAACCACGACCGACCACCACCAACAAAGTCTCTGAAAGCGGCACGTCTTGGCTTGCCTCATCCAATGTTTCTTGAATACGGCTTGCCGCCGCTTTCATCATTTTCGGGTCGATACCAAGCTCTTTGCCATAATCGATCTGAACGTCGTTTTCAGCAGCATATTGATTGAGGACTGATGGAATATCGTTTTTCGCGTGACCTGCGGCAAACAACATACCGGGCACAGCTTTAATGCGCGTGCAGCCTTGATCGCGTAAACTGTCTAGGCCTGAACGAATGACGGGCGTTGCAAATTCCAGATAGCCATATTCAACCGGCACATCAGGATAAAGCTGGCGCAGGCCTTGGGCCACTTTCGCAAATTCATCAACCGCGAATTTGTTGCGGCTGCCGTGGCCGCACACCATGATGCCAACTTTTTCAGACCCAAAAGAAGCAACGGATTTTGAGGATGTCTCTGACATTGATTTGATCCTATATGGAGTGGTTAGGCAGCATCACCAACGGCATCTTCTTCAGCGCCATCTGGATCATTTTCAGTCTCGGTATCGACTTTTTCTTTTTTAGGCGCTTTGGCAATCAACCCGCCTATAACGGCAGCAGCAACGATGGCACCGACGGCCACAAGATGGCCGTGCCCTGCGACCTCAGCCACATGACCAATATGTGCGAGTGCTGGAAGCGGCGCACACAAAATTACACAAGTTAAAGGGAGTAGTCGCGTCATTATTTCCTCTCAGCGCCTGACTTTGTCCCCTGTTTGGGTCAACAGCCTCAAGCGTCCGTTCCAGCCACACATTGCGTGGCACTGATGGGTATATTCTAGATGACTTCTAGCGCGTTATTTCGCCCATTGCGACAAAATTCGGCGCGCATTTGTTGGGCGTTGAAAAATGGCGAAATGAGCCTAGCTGCGAGGTACCGGAAGGGCGGTCCTTTGCAGAGCATTTGCTTGTTGCTTGATTTTCTTCGCTTCGTGACGGGCTTTAGCCGCTTGAAAGCGTTGCTCCCGGGCTTCCTTGCGAAACTTACCTTGCTTCAACCAAGAAACCACGCCGCCAATCAAAACACCGACAGCAAGACTGCCAAATATCAGCCAGAAAACAGGCACAGTGACTTCAAGCCAAGGTTCCGTTTGACTGAAGGGATCAAGAGATAATTTGATTTCTTGACGATTAGCCACCGACAATGCGATCAAAACAATCGCAACAGGTGCGAAGATGATGAACTGGAATAAACGTTTCATTTCAAATCCCAACGAAAAGACTAAGGTTGCGATACATCATACTGAGCACGCGCTACAACCGCAACCAATCAAAAGATGATTGATGAATTTGTTAAAAATCAGGCTTGAGGGTGGTCAGGGTTCATGCGTTCACGCATTTCCTTGCCTGTCTTGAAAAATGGACTAGATTTCTCTTCCACTTTCACCTGTTCACCTGTGCGCGGATTGCGGCCAACCCGTGCAGGGCGATGCTTAACTGAAAACGCGCCAAAACCGCGCAATTCAACGCGATCGCCACGGGCCATAGCATCAGAAATTTCATCCAAGATTGAATTAACAATCGCTTCGACATCGCGATGATAAAGGTGCGGATTTTGATCCGCCAACTTTTGCACCAATTCTGATTTAATCACTTTCCCTTGCCTCCCATATTCGAACGTAAAAATTATTCCGCTCTATTAGTATCAACCTGCCAAACAGACAACATGCCGTCAATATGCCCCAATCGCGATGTTCCAAGCGTTTTGCCCGGTAATTCAGCTAATTCCTGAAGCCCAAACGCTGACAGTGCACCCTCCCAAAGGACACTTGTCAATGGAAAATCCTTTTTTGGCTTTCGCAATGACCATGTCACTACTTTCAAAGTTTTATCGAGTTTCTTCTCATCAACAAGCCATTGCTTCGCTGTATTTTCATCTCCAAGCCCATCAATCAACTTTCGATCAAGCGCTTGTTTTCCCGTAAAGACAGAACCATCGAGCAGCCCTTCGCTATCACTAGCAGAAAGGTTGCGACGCTCTTTTACCAAATCAGCAAACCATTGATAGGTATCAATCAACATGCTTTCCAACATATCGCGAGCAGCCTGCGGTGTTTCATTAAATGGTGATGGCTCAGCTTTTAAAGGCGATGATTTTATCTCTTCAACGCTCACACCAATCTTATCCAATAAGCCTGTAGCGTCTGGATATTGCATGATAACGCCAATGGAACCGACGATGGAGGTGCGCGGCGCAACGATATGGTCGCTTGCGACTGCGATCATATAACCGGCTGATGCAGCAAGCCCGCCAATGCTCGTAACCGTTGGTTTTTCCTTAGCGATCGCCCGCACTGCATTGTGCAGCGCTTCGCCGCCAACAGTCGTACCACCAGGTGAATTAATCGAAATAATCACGCCTTTAACGTTCTTGTCTTTGCGCAATTTCTCAAGACGTTTCAGCGCATAGCGACTGTTGGAAATGAATCCAGTAATCGGAACGCGCGCAATATGAGGTTTTTGGGCTTTAAATGATGAACCTGTCGCGATCGTTACAGCACTCAACAAGGCAACAATTGCGACGCCAACAGCCACGAATGTTACGACGCGCCATAGAGTTAGCTTGCGTCGCATTCTGCGGCGGTCAAGAATTTGATCTTGTGTTGCACTCATTTACTTACCTCTGGATAATGTTGTGTGCACTATTATGCATTTGTCAAGCGTATGAACATGAAAAAGGCCATTGTTTTCAAAATGAAAGGCCTTAATCTGGCGGCAACATCGCGATTTAACCGCAGACCGGAAAAACAATGAAACCCGTCATTCCATTCGTATCGAACAACACGCAAAACGCAATCACTAAATGGATTGACCATTTGGCAAGCGCGATGCCTGAAGAAACAATCAAACGGATTGAAGATCTTAGTCCCGAAGAGCGACTAAATGCAGATCTCGCGATTGTCGCAAACCCAGACCCTGAAGCCCTTAAAACATTGCCAAACCTAAAGTGGGTTCAGTCCCTATGGGCAGGCGTTGAAAAGATGATGGAGCAATTTTCAAACGCGCCGTTTGAAATCGTCCGCCTTGAAGATCCAGAAATGGCGAAAGCCATGGCAGAAGCCGTGCTTGCATGGACGCTTTACCTTCACCGCGACATGCCAAAATACGTCAAACAACAACGAGAGAACAAATGGTATGAGCACGATTTCGGTTTGGCTGGCGGCAAACATATCGGCTTTTTAGGGCTTGGAAATTTAGGCCTTGAAGCAGCAAGCGCTTTGATAAAACAAAACTTCACCGTTTCTGGCTGGAGCCGATCAGAAAAATCAGTTGCTGGGGTAAAAACCTATTTCGGCGAAGATGGCCTTAAAACGATGCTTGGTGAGATTGATATTCTCGTCTGCCTCATTCCACTAACGGATCAAACACGCGGGCTTATAAATGCTGAGCGATTGGGCGCGATGAAACAAGGCGCAAGCCTGATCAACTTTGCCCGTGGGCCGATTATCAATGATGATGATTTATTAGCAGCCCTTGATAGCGGCCATATCGACCATGCTGTTTTAGACGTTTTCGAAGTGGAGCCTTTGCCCGGAACATCACCCTTCTGGCAACATCCATCTGTCACGGTCCTGCCCCATGTTTCCGGCCCAACAAACCGCACAACCGCATCCAAGACAGCAGCGCTTAATATTGCGGCGTATCGTGAAAGTGGGGCGATACCTAAATCAGCGAATAAAGCGCGCGGGTATTAATGCTCTAGGCTTAGGCCTTCACGCTCAAAAAGCTTGAAAGAAACCTTGTGATAAAGACGCTGATGCTGCCTGGTTTTATGTGGGATTTGCTGACGATCAACATTGTCGTTCCCCTTTTGTAAAATTGCCCTAAGAGGAGCTACTCTCCTCTCTATGGTGGAGATAACAACACAATCAAACTGGCTCTGTGCTGAACTCCACATTCATGTTCGGTTCAGCGTTTAACGGCATAAAAAAACCCGGCTACAAAGAGCCGGGTTCTTAAATTTGTATCGAAGAAAGGCTTAGCCTTCGTCGTCTTGGTCCTTAAGAGCAGCACCAAGAATGTCGCCAAGTGAAGCACCAGAATCGGTTGAACCGTACTGTTTAACTGCTTCTTTTTCTTCAGCAATTTCAAGCGC
This genomic interval from Hyphomicrobiales bacterium contains the following:
- a CDS encoding cobalt-precorrin-6A reductase — translated: MSKRVLILGGTGEARMLAVHLNELAFDVISSLAGRTDNPTLPDGETRIGGFGGIEGLRDYLVEEKIDLLIDATHPFAARISSNAYEATKQTNVEIIRLERRPWQAEEGDIWHHVQSLEDAVTALPKNCTALVTIGRQQLGSFLDRDDVKVIARAIDAPSITVPDHWEIILARPPFTLEDEIELIRSRNIDVLVTKNAGGNETREKLLAARQLQKPVIIIDRLPKPAVTTYSTIDELLAAL
- the cobM gene encoding precorrin-4 C(11)-methyltransferase; its protein translation is MTVYFIGAGPGAPDLITVRGLKLIERCPVCLYAGSLVPTAIVEAASDDALVKDTAPMNLDEIMVDIEAAHAKGQDVARVHSGDPSLYGALAEQIRRLDAANIDYEIVPGVPAFAAAAAELKMELTLPEIAQSVIVTRTSGKASGMPEGEDLDTFGKSGATLAIHLSIRNLKHIEETLTPYYGADCPVIVIYRATWPDQEIIRGTLSDIREKVRAAKITRTALIFVGRVFEQHDFKDSALYDAGFAHVLRNKGKKKKAS
- the cobJ gene encoding precorrin-3B C(17)-methyltransferase — protein: MTNKQTAIFIFSKRGEALAARLKSELGNASIHALEGRATGDVSFTKASDHMVSLFKAGHPIIGLCASGILIRLLSGSLQDKWQEPPVLAVAEDGSAVVPLLGGHHGANDLARDIAAVCETSAAITTSGDVHFGVALDQPPKDYVLSNPADAKGFMAGLLQGESVQVEGNASWLVESKLPIDTDGALKITVSNKPLEGSENHLVYHKKNLVLGMGSERGAPVEDAIALAEKALSDGGLSPLSLEAIASIDLKSDEAALHAVAEHFGVPAWFYDADTLNKFESQLKNPSDVVKAEVGVAGVAEGAALAATNGALLVEKIKSPHATAAIAELADGAMLQEGQARGRVFLVGFGPGDQKWRSAESVSLLQTATDWVGYDLYLDLIQDLKSDQKEHRFPLGAEEKRVRHALELASSGRDVAVVCSGDPGIFAMATLAYELIDTGAAEGEVSPAAKRVEVIIAPGISAFQAAAARAGAPIGHDFCCISLSDLLTPRDDILKRLKAAAEGDFVTAFYNPRSKRRVTLLDEAFDTLRKHRPADTPVILATDLGRPAEHVRVFTLETVNSEDVDMLTLVMVGSSNSKAVKTGDGKTWVYTPRGYDRKEI
- the cobI gene encoding precorrin-2 C(20)-methyltransferase, with the translated sequence MTGILYAVGVGPGDPELMTLKAVRLIQSGAVVAYPLGGDSGTSFAREIAGSHILEGTEEFGFAVPMRVERAPASEAYDKAASHMASLLSAGRDVVLLCEGDPFFYGSAMYLVERLAPRFECEIVAGVTSLTACAGAVKRPLAARNDRLKIIPAPLDANVIEVELANTEAAAIIKVGRHFDKVRGVINKLGLADNAMITERATGREEKITRLSDMTEGERPYFSTILIYKGSESWGDNDQ
- the cbiE gene encoding precorrin-6y C5,15-methyltransferase (decarboxylating) subunit CbiE, which gives rise to MKPWLTILGIGDDGLASLTAAARLHFDQAQHIILPERVRARIADADVAGKKVTLWVSNIHETLRNLQDQRGEPVTILATGDPFHFGIAATLARTIPSEEIITIPHPSGFSLAANRMGWALQDVDCISLHGRKVERLQPFIEPDNRVLALTSNSETPKLAAEILGQRGFGASQVSVLEHMGGPDERIIHASAHEIASHEFADFNVLAIQCVAGENALIQPRIAGLPNDAFSHDGQLTKREVRSATLAALRPYPNATLWDIGAGCGSIAIEWMRAARGAKAIAFERDATRLTMIAENAQALGVPDMSIIDGSAPEVLQDQPAPDAVFIGGGLTSEGTFNLAWNALRSRGVLVVNTVTLEGEAMILALHQIHGGDLVRMDVSHLTKVGRMHAFDPRMSVLQWQVMKP
- a CDS encoding precorrin-8X methylmutase; this encodes MMEYIKDPTAIYAKSFSTIRGEVDFNQYPSDVAMMVERMIHACGMVDLVEDIQYSNDVALRATQAISNGAPIITDCEMVRSGIIGAFLPANNDVLCHLNDEEVRSLARREKTTRSAAQVALWKEHLEGAVIVIGNAPTALFALLEALDQGAPKPAAIIACPVGFVGAAESKAELAANPRDVPFMTVTGRRGGSAIASAAFNAVSKIARDQLAA
- a CDS encoding sirohydrochlorin chelatase, whose protein sequence is MSETSSKSVASFGSEKVGIMVCGHGSRNKFAVDEFAKVAQGLRQLYPDVPVEYGYLEFATPVIRSGLDSLRDQGCTRIKAVPGMLFAAGHAKNDIPSVLNQYAAENDVQIDYGKELGIDPKMMKAAASRIQETLDEASQDVPLSETLLVVVGRGSSDPDANSNISKVMRLLWEGFGFGWGEVAYSGVTFPLVEPALERVAKLGFKRVIVFPYFLFTGVLIKRIYDSTDFVAEQHKDIEFLKAGYLNDHPQVLETFAERLEQIDTGENTMNCALCKYRAQVLGFEDQVGLPQESHHHHVEGIGTVAAKDCPCKGDCNGFYCRQGGVEALPEDDGHHHHHDHSHDHGHSHDHDHGHTHHPYPHADHPLGPKTLRPVSDPAKKGT
- a CDS encoding DUF6732 family protein, producing the protein MTRLLPLTCVILCAPLPALAHIGHVAEVAGHGHLVAVGAIVAAAVIGGLIAKAPKKEKVDTETENDPDGAEEDAVGDAA
- a CDS encoding LapA family protein, whose amino-acid sequence is MKRLFQFIIFAPVAIVLIALSVANRQEIKLSLDPFSQTEPWLEVTVPVFWLIFGSLAVGVLIGGVVSWLKQGKFRKEAREQRFQAAKARHEAKKIKQQANALQRTALPVPRS
- a CDS encoding integration host factor subunit beta; translation: MIKSELVQKLADQNPHLYHRDVEAIVNSILDEISDAMARGDRVELRGFGAFSVKHRPARVGRNPRTGEQVKVEEKSSPFFKTGKEMRERMNPDHPQA
- the sppA gene encoding signal peptide peptidase SppA, with product MSATQDQILDRRRMRRKLTLWRVVTFVAVGVAIVALLSAVTIATGSSFKAQKPHIARVPITGFISNSRYALKRLEKLRKDKNVKGVIISINSPGGTTVGGEALHNAVRAIAKEKPTVTSIGGLAASAGYMIAVASDHIVAPRTSIVGSIGVIMQYPDATGLLDKIGVSVEEIKSSPLKAEPSPFNETPQAARDMLESMLIDTYQWFADLVKERRNLSASDSEGLLDGSVFTGKQALDRKLIDGLGDENTAKQWLVDEKKLDKTLKVVTWSLRKPKKDFPLTSVLWEGALSAFGLQELAELPGKTLGTSRLGHIDGMLSVWQVDTNRAE
- a CDS encoding glyoxylate/hydroxypyruvate reductase A; this translates as MKPVIPFVSNNTQNAITKWIDHLASAMPEETIKRIEDLSPEERLNADLAIVANPDPEALKTLPNLKWVQSLWAGVEKMMEQFSNAPFEIVRLEDPEMAKAMAEAVLAWTLYLHRDMPKYVKQQRENKWYEHDFGLAGGKHIGFLGLGNLGLEAASALIKQNFTVSGWSRSEKSVAGVKTYFGEDGLKTMLGEIDILVCLIPLTDQTRGLINAERLGAMKQGASLINFARGPIINDDDLLAALDSGHIDHAVLDVFEVEPLPGTSPFWQHPSVTVLPHVSGPTNRTTASKTAALNIAAYRESGAIPKSANKARGY